A part of Canis lupus familiaris isolate Mischka breed German Shepherd chromosome 4, alternate assembly UU_Cfam_GSD_1.0, whole genome shotgun sequence genomic DNA contains:
- the RAI14 gene encoding ankycorbin isoform X1, with product MCKLALRSFQVASFSQRQGKEVTLFQSLPPGCCFIELLMFSFGKPVFLSVSTVKGKTNEWNKNDDRLLQAVENGDAEKVASLLGKKGASATKQDSEGKTAFHLAATKGHVECLRVMVTHGVDVTAQDTAGHSALHLAAKNSHHECIRKLLQSKCPAESVDSSGKTALHYAAAQGCLQAVQVLCEHKSPINLKDLDGNIPLLLAVQNGHSEVCRFLLDHGADVNSRDKSGRTALMLACEISSSNIVEALIKKGADLNLVDSLGHNALHYSKLSENAGIQSLLLSKISQDSDLKTPTKPKQHDQVSKLSSERSGTPKKRKAPPPPVSPTQLSDVSSPRSITSTPLSGKESVFFAEPPFKAEISSIQENKDRLSDSTTGADSLLDVSSEADQQDLLVLLQAKVASLTLHNKELQDKLQAKSPKEAEADLSFDSYHSTQTDLAPPLGKPNETSPDSKSSPSVLTHSLSKSTLDSEGRIQQLQEILQDLQKRLESSEAEKQQLQAELQSRREEPVYVNSAEISENGSDLSQKLKETQSKYEEAMKEVLNVQKQMKLGLVSPESVDSYSRLQELRITEEEIDVLKQDLQNAVEESERNKEKVRELEEKLIEREKGMVIKPPVEEYEEMKSSYCSVIENMNKEKAFLFEKYQEAQEEIMKLKDALKSQMTQEAGDEAEDMKEAMNRMIDELNKQVSELSQLYKEAQAELEDYRKRKSLEDVTADYIHKAEHEKLMQVTNVSRAKAEEALSEMKSQYSKVLSELTQLKQLVDAQKENSVSITEHLQVITTLRATAKEMEETISGLKEHLASKEGEVAKLEKQLQEEKAAMTDAMVPRSAYAKLQSSLESEVSVLASKLKDSVKEKEKAHSEVAQIRSEVSQMKREKENIQALFKAKEQEAHEFRQQFQHAQEELAELKRQSESSSRLEEDKDKKISEMSKEVTKLKEALNSLSQLSYSTSSSKRQSQQLEVLQQQVKQLQNQLAECKKQHQEVISVYRMHLLYAVQGQMDEDVQKVLKQILTMCKNQSQKK from the exons CTTTCATCTTGCTGCTACAAAAGGGCATGTGGAATGCCTCAGGGTCATGGTGACACATGGCGTGGATGTGACTGCCCAAGATACTGCCG GACACAGTGCTTTGCACCTGGCAGCCAAGAACAGCCACCACGAATGCATCAGGAAGCTCCTTCAG tCTAAATGCCCAGCCGAAAGTGTTGACAGCTCTGGGAAAACAGCTTTACATTATGCAG CGGCTCAGGGCTGCCTTCAAGCTGTTCAGGTTCTTTGTGAGCACAAAAGCCCTATAAACCTCAAGGATTTG GATGGGAATATACCACTGCTGCTGGCAGTACAAAATGGCCACAGTGAGGTCTGTCGCTTTTTGCTGGACCATGGAGCAGATGTAAATTCCAGGGACAAAAGTGGAAG aaCTGCTCTCATGCTGGCTTGTGAGATCAGCAGCTCTAATATCGTGGAAGCCTTAATTAAAAAGGGTGCAGACCTAAACCTTGTAGATTCTCTTGGACACAATGCCTTACATTATTCCAAACTCTCAGAAAATGCAGGAATTCAAAGCCTTCTATTATCAAAAATCTCTCAGGATTCTG ATTTAAAGACACCAACAAAACCAAAGcag CATGATCAAGTCTCTAAATTAAGCTCAGAAAGAAGTGGAACTCCAAAAAAACGCAAAGCTCCACCACCTCCTGTCAGTCCTACTCAG ttGAGTGACGTGTCTTCCCCAAGATCAATAACTTCAACACCACTTTCGGGAAAGGAATCTGTGTTTTTTGCCGAACCACCCTTCAAG GCTGAGATCAGTTCTatacaagaaaacaaagatagACTAAGTGACAGCACCACAG GTGCTGATAGCTTGTTGGATGTAAGTTCTGAAGCTGACCAACAAGATCTTCTTGTCTTGTTGCAAGCAAAAGTCGCTTCTCTTACCTTACACAATAAGGAATTACAAGATAAATTACAG GCTAAATCACCCAAAGAGGCTGAAGCAGACCTGAGCTTTGATTCCTACCATTCCACTCAAACTGACTTGGCTCCACCCCTGGGCAAACCTAATGAAACTTCTCCAGACTCCAAATCATCTCCATCTGTCTTAACACATTCCTTGAGTAAATCCACTCTCGACAGTGAGGGCCGAATTCAGCAACTACAAGAGATTTTGCAAGACCTGCAGAAAAGACTGGAGAGCTCCgaagcagagaagcagcagctccAGGCTGAGCTCCAGTCCAGAAGGGAGGAACCAGTGTATGTAAACAGTGCAGAGATTTCCGAGAACGGCTCTGACCTCAGCCAGAAACTGAAAGAAACCCAGAGCAAGTATGAGGAGGCAATGAAAGAAGTCCTCAACGTGCAGAAGCAGATGAAACTGGGCCTCGTCTCGCCTGAAAGTGTGGACAGTTACTCGCGTCTTCAGGAGCTAAGGATCACCGAGGAGGAAATAGATGTGCTAAAGCAGGACCTCCAGAACGCAGTagaagaaagtgagagaaataaagaaaaagtgagagagctAGAAGAAAAACttatagagagggagaaaggtaTGGTGATTAAGCCTCCTGTGGAAGAGTACGAGGAAATGAAAAGTTCATATTGCTCTGTTATTGAGAACATGAATAAGGAGAAAGCATTTTTGTTTGAGAAGTACCAAGAGGCCCAAGAAGAAATCATGAAATTAAAAGATGCCCTCAAGAGTCAGATGACACAGGAGGCCGGCGACGAAGCCGAGGACATGAAAGAGGCCATGAACAGGATGATAGATGAACTCAACAAACAGGTGAGCGAGCTGTCCCAGCTGTACAAGGAAGCACAGGCCGAGCTGGAGGATTATAGGAAGAGGAAATCTCTAGAAGACGTAACGGCCGACTATATCCATAAAGCGGAGCATGAGAAACTGATGCAAGTGACGAACGTATCCAGAGCTAAGGCAGAAGAGGCCCTGTCCGAAATGAAGTCTCAGTACTCAAAGGTGTTGAGTGAGTTGACCCAGCTCAAACAGCTGGTGGACGCACAGAAAGAGAACTCTGTCTCCATCACAGAACATTTGCAAGTGATAACCACGCTGCGGGCTACTGCCAAAGAGATGGAGGAAACGATAAGCGGTCTCAAAGAACACCTCGCAAGCAAGGAAGGAGAAGTGGCAAAGCTGGAGAAGCAGCTCCAGGAAGAGAAGGCCGCGATGACCGACGCCATGGTGCCCAGGTCTGCCTACGCAAAGCTCCAGTCGTCGTTAGAAAGCGAAGTGAGCGTGTTGGCCTCCAAATTGAAGGATTcggtgaaagagaaagagaaggcccATTCGGAGGTTGCCCAGATCAGAAGTGAGGTCTCCCAgatgaaaagggaaaaggagaatatTCAGGCTCTCTTCAAAGCCAAAGAGCAGGAAGCCCATGAATTCCGGCAGCAATTCCAGCACGCTCAGGAAGAGCTGGCCGAGCTGAAGAGACAGTCGGAGAGCTCTTCCAGACTGGAGGAGGATAAAGACAAGAAG ATCAGTGAGATGTCGAAGGAAGTCACCAAGTTGAAGGAGGCTCTGAACAGCCTGTCACAGCTCTCGTACTCCACGAGCTCATCCAAGAGGCAGAGTCAGCAGCTGGAAGTGCTGCAGCAGCAGGTCAAGCAGCTCCAGAACCAGCTGGCT gaatgcaagaaACAACACCAGGAGGTCATATCTGTTTACAGAATGCATCTTCTGTATGCTGTGCAG GGCCAGATGGATGAAGACGTCCAGAAAGTACTGAAGCAAATCCTTACCATGTGTAAAAACCAGTcccagaaaaagtaa